The Deltaproteobacteria bacterium DNA segment TATTTTCAATCCAAACTCTCAAATGAAATAGAATAATCCAATTTGACCACCCTCCGAACGTGCGTACAACAAGACCACTTTCGCCCATCATGGAGGATACGCCGTGCCAATCACACTCAATTGCGAAGGGGAACCATGCCCCAACCCCGTACTGCGATGCAAGCGGGTTATCGCCGACCCCGCCACCCAGGAAATCCGGGTCATCGTCGATAACGAAGCGGCCAAGGAAAACGTCAGCCGATTTCTGACCAGCCAGAGATGGGTTGTCGACGCCATCCGTCAGGACGGCCGACTGTGGACCATCGAGGCACGACCGGTCTCGGACGCGCCGGGCAAAGCCGCGACGCCCGGAGTCCAGGACACGCCCCAAGCCGTCTGTCCGGTCTGCGGCCACCGCATCCTGGTCTTTCTGACCTCGGACGTCATTGGCCGGGGCGATGACGCCCTGGGCGCGCGGCTCATGCAGAATTTCATCACCACCCTGCCGGAGCTGGGCGACGCCCTGTGGCGAATCATCATGCTCAACGGCGCGGTCCGACTGGCCACGGCCCAAAATCCGGTCATCGACAAGCTCAAAAGCCTGGAAGCCGCCGGCGTGTCCATCCTCGTCTGTGGCACCTGCCTGGAGCATTTCCAACTCAT contains these protein-coding regions:
- the yedF gene encoding sulfurtransferase-like selenium metabolism protein YedF, whose translation is MPITLNCEGEPCPNPVLRCKRVIADPATQEIRVIVDNEAAKENVSRFLTSQRWVVDAIRQDGRLWTIEARPVSDAPGKAATPGVQDTPQAVCPVCGHRILVFLTSDVIGRGDDALGARLMQNFITTLPELGDALWRIIMLNGAVRLATAQNPVIDKLKSLEAAGVSILVCGTCLEHFQLMDQKIVGQVTNMLDVVTSQQVADKVITV